GCGTTCTAAAACTTAGCCACGCAACCTCCATAACAGCATGGATCTGATTCACGAATAATGTCAGATTACCTCGAGCCAAGCCACGGATTGCAGTTTTGATGCCGGAAAGAATTACTTGCCGCGCAGCGGCATTACAAAGTTCATTGGTATTGCCTAGGTCGTATCGCAGGATTAGCTCACGCGAAGTTCTATATGACTCTATTACGGTCACGCCACTCAACTCCAACTTACTTGTGCCGTTCTGATCAGATACCCGATAACACGATAAATGTTCCGGTGAATATGCAACAGAACCAATTGCACATACCCTTGCCCACATTTCCCAATCAGCAGTATAAAAAAAGCTTTCATTGAAATCACCAACGATTTCATATGCAGTTTTCCTGACGACGATTGATGGCGGCTGAAAGCAATTCCCCAAGGCCAATAATTGCATAATATCCACCAGGACGCCTTGGGTTTTTACGATCGGCGCCACCTTGTAGATTTCGTTATCCCCAGGCCCAATTACAATAGAAGGAGATGCAATCATCACTACCTTCGGATATTTTATCGCAAGCGAAAAATACTTTATATAAAATTCACTGCCCACCATGTCATCATCATGCAGTATATGAACCCACTCTCCACTAGCTAGTGCTATACACTTATTCCAGTTCCCAAACATTCCGATATTCACGGAGTTTTTGATATAGTTTACACTCGGATACTTCGCAACAATTCCTGAGATGCCATCCCCTAATGTTGCGTTATCCACGACCATAATCTCGAAACCAACACCCAATCCAGATGTCGCACTAATTACACTATCCAAGCAGCGACCGAGATATTCACTACGATTATACGCAGGAATTACTATAGAAATGAATTTTTTATTGTTAGTCACATTAAATTTTTTATCTCACGCCTTTAACAGCCCTGTATACAGTCCACCAATTATTCCACAATAGCTGAACAAGTCCTTGGGCTAGTATTAGCCCTAACACACCCCAACGTTCCGCCCCAAACCAAGCCAATGCAACTATCGCAACTCCGGAAATTAACGAAGGAAGAATA
This portion of the Rariglobus hedericola genome encodes:
- a CDS encoding glycosyltransferase, translated to MTNNKKFISIVIPAYNRSEYLGRCLDSVISATSGLGVGFEIMVVDNATLGDGISGIVAKYPSVNYIKNSVNIGMFGNWNKCIALASGEWVHILHDDDMVGSEFYIKYFSLAIKYPKVVMIASPSIVIGPGDNEIYKVAPIVKTQGVLVDIMQLLALGNCFQPPSIVVRKTAYEIVGDFNESFFYTADWEMWARVCAIGSVAYSPEHLSCYRVSDQNGTSKLELSGVTVIESYRTSRELILRYDLGNTNELCNAAARQVILSGIKTAIRGLARGNLTLFVNQIHAVMEVAWLSFRTQSMVAGSNI